From Nitrospira sp., a single genomic window includes:
- a CDS encoding antitoxin, producing the protein MATLTIKNIPEPVVTRLKQQAAAQHRSLNFQVISFLEQMTHSVPVDADALLARARALRRAPKGVNVTDRPLEELNVVGRP; encoded by the coding sequence ATGGCAACCTTGACCATCAAGAATATTCCGGAACCGGTGGTGACGCGACTCAAGCAACAAGCGGCCGCGCAGCATCGAAGCCTAAATTTTCAGGTTATCTCGTTTCTTGAGCAAATGACCCACAGTGTCCCGGTTGATGCGGATGCGTTGTTGGCCCGTGCTCGGGCGCTTCGTCGCGCACCGAAAGGAGTCAACGTGACGGATCGGCCCTTAGAAGAACTGAACGTGGTCGGTCGGCCATGA